A genomic region of Pogoniulus pusillus isolate bPogPus1 chromosome 35, bPogPus1.pri, whole genome shotgun sequence contains the following coding sequences:
- the SPACA9 gene encoding sperm acrosome-associated protein 9 isoform X1 — MNEVKEALRNVEQKYKLFLQQQFTFIGALQHTREAAHDTIRPVASISQVQTYMDHHCHSSTDRRILTLFLSICSDLSNLCHKLETLCSGTTTGDALERCKLLLSHSNDLSTIRAKYPHDVVNHLSCNEARNHYGGVVSLIPIVLDYMKEWVAHAEKLPQHRLNNAN, encoded by the exons ATGAACGAGGTGAAGGAAGCTCTAAGAAACGTCGAGCAGAAGTACAAactcttcctgcagcagcagttcacGTTCATTGGAGCCCTGCAACACACCCGAGAGGCTGCACATGACACGATCAGACCTGTGGCAAGCATCAGCCAG GTACAGACCTACATGGACCatcactgccacagctccacagacaGGCGCATCCTCACCTTGTTCCTAAGCATCTGCAGCGACCTGAGCAACCTCTGCCACAAGCTGGAGACTCTCTGCTCTGGTACCACCACCGGGGACGCCCTGGAGAGGTgcaagctgctcctcagccacagcAACGACCTGAGCACCATCCGGGCCAA ATACCCCCACGATGTTGTGAACCACCTGAGCTGTAATGAAGCAAGGAATCACTATGGAGGTGTGGTGAGCCTCATCCCCATCGTGCTGGACTACATGAAGGAGTGGGTAGCCCACGCTGAGAAGCTGCCACAGCACAGGCTGAATAAT GCAAATTAG
- the SPACA9 gene encoding sperm acrosome-associated protein 9 isoform X2 — protein MNEVKEALRNVEQKYKLFLQQQFTFIGALQHTREAAHDTIRPVASISQVQTYMDHHCHSSTDRRILTLFLSICSDLSNLCHKLETLCSGTTTGDALERCKLLLSHSNDLSTIRAKYPHDVVNHLSCNEARNHYGGVVSLIPIVLDYMKEWVAHAEKLPQHRLNNVSGGSAASGQRAAQEAPARAAISQTPASPHLEAQTSSSNKANAQGQEGKHGQKKQLHNTDHHSGKCKGPWKPPGRNAF, from the exons ATGAACGAGGTGAAGGAAGCTCTAAGAAACGTCGAGCAGAAGTACAAactcttcctgcagcagcagttcacGTTCATTGGAGCCCTGCAACACACCCGAGAGGCTGCACATGACACGATCAGACCTGTGGCAAGCATCAGCCAG GTACAGACCTACATGGACCatcactgccacagctccacagacaGGCGCATCCTCACCTTGTTCCTAAGCATCTGCAGCGACCTGAGCAACCTCTGCCACAAGCTGGAGACTCTCTGCTCTGGTACCACCACCGGGGACGCCCTGGAGAGGTgcaagctgctcctcagccacagcAACGACCTGAGCACCATCCGGGCCAA ATACCCCCACGATGTTGTGAACCACCTGAGCTGTAATGAAGCAAGGAATCACTATGGAGGTGTGGTGAGCCTCATCCCCATCGTGCTGGACTACATGAAGGAGTGGGTAGCCCACGCTGAGAAGCTGCCACAGCACAGGCTGAATAATGTGAGTGGTGGAAGTGCTGCCTCTGGGCAAagggcagcccaggaggcaCCAGCTAGGGCAGCCATTTCCCAGACACCAGCTTCTCCACACCTTGAAGCTCAGACCTCATCTAGTAACAAAGCTaatgcccaggggcaggagggtAAGCATGGCCAGAAGAAGCAGCTACATAACACAGACCATCACAGTGGGAAATGCAAAGGGCCCTGGAAGCCACCAGGCAGAAATGCCTTTTAA